Sequence from the Chryseobacterium culicis genome:
GCCGACTCGGTAGCTCAGCTGGTAGAGCAATACACTTTTAATGTATGGGTCCTGGGTTCGAATCCCAGCCGGGTCACAAGTTTACTGAAAAGTAAATTTTTTTCATATTAATATTTTGTGATTTGGTGTTTCAAAGGCTTCCTTCAGGAGGCCTTTGATTTTTGTATGAAGTCTGATACTGAACTTCCTTTCTTCTTATTATGTATTCAAATTATTATGTATTCAAAAAAAATCCCCAACCATAACAGTCAGGGATATTATATTTTAATTGGGAAAAATCAATCCAAATGCATATTGTCAATTAATCTTACTCCGTCTACAACAACTACGATAAACGCTCTGAAACTTCTGTCTTTATAGAAAAAATCGGTTTCCTGTAATGTATTTTCATCAGCAATAAGGAAGTATTCAAGTTTCATTCCCGGCTGGTCATCGAAAATATCAGCTACTCTTTCCTTTATTTCCGGAATAGTAACAGTTCTGAACCAGTCGTTTACCTTTTTTAAAGTCTCATAAATTACTTTAGATGCTTCTTTTCGGTCTTCATGAAGTCTTTGGTTTCTTGAACTTAATGCCAGTCCGTTTTCTGCTCTGTAAATAGAAACTCCGGTTATTTTAACGGGAAGGTGCTTTTTCTCTACCATTTTTTTTATGATAGCGAGCTGCTGGAAATCTTTTTCACCAAAATAAGCATTGTCAGGCTGTATCTGTCTGAAAAGTTCCTCTACAACAGTTCCTACTCCGTCGAAATGTCCCGGTCTTGATTTTCCTTCCATCTCATTTTCCAATCCATCA
This genomic interval carries:
- the panC gene encoding pantoate--beta-alanine ligase encodes the protein MEVLKNRKVLQDFIERQKEMGKRIGFAPTMGALHNGHLSLYEEARKENDLVISSIFVNPTQFNNPEDLEKYPRDINRDILILQNSGLVDAVYIPEVADIYPEKAESQQYDFDGLENEMEGKSRPGHFDGVGTVVEELFRQIQPDNAYFGEKDFQQLAIIKKMVEKKHLPVKITGVSIYRAENGLALSSRNQRLHEDRKEASKVIYETLKKVNDWFRTVTIPEIKERVADIFDDQPGMKLEYFLIADENTLQETDFFYKDRSFRAFIVVVVDGVRLIDNMHLD